From a region of the Georgenia yuyongxinii genome:
- a CDS encoding ABC transporter permease — MSTTIKALLARTWLLAGLVALWWVLSTARPSLYFPALPDILDRFVETWTGPTFLQHAFPSLVRFSVGYLLACAVGIGLGTVIGRGPGLVQRMPSWLIVFFQALPPVALIPGALILVGPGDAMKIGLITLGAVFPILFNTIEGVRGVEPQLEAMARVYRFNAVERLVFVILPAAGPQIFAGMRTALAIGLIVMVSSEMVAATNGIGYYVLQAQQTFAIPEMWGGIILLAIVGYVVNLGFVLVQDKVLMWRGESND, encoded by the coding sequence ATGAGCACGACCATCAAGGCACTCCTGGCCCGCACGTGGCTGCTCGCGGGGCTCGTGGCGCTGTGGTGGGTGCTCAGCACGGCACGGCCGTCGCTGTACTTCCCCGCGCTGCCCGACATCCTCGACCGGTTCGTGGAGACGTGGACCGGACCGACGTTCCTGCAGCACGCGTTCCCCAGTCTGGTCCGCTTCAGCGTCGGGTATCTGCTGGCGTGCGCGGTCGGCATCGGGCTGGGCACCGTCATCGGCCGGGGCCCTGGCCTCGTGCAGCGCATGCCGAGCTGGCTGATCGTCTTCTTCCAGGCGTTGCCGCCCGTGGCGCTGATCCCGGGGGCCCTCATCCTCGTGGGCCCGGGCGACGCGATGAAGATCGGGCTGATCACGCTGGGGGCGGTCTTCCCGATCCTCTTCAACACCATCGAGGGGGTGCGAGGGGTGGAGCCCCAGCTGGAGGCGATGGCTCGGGTGTACCGGTTCAACGCCGTCGAGCGGCTGGTTTTCGTCATCCTGCCCGCCGCCGGACCGCAGATCTTCGCCGGGATGCGCACCGCGCTGGCCATCGGCCTCATCGTGATGGTCTCGAGCGAGATGGTGGCCGCCACCAACGGCATCGGCTACTACGTGCTCCAGGCCCAGCAGACGTTCGCCATCCCCGAGATGTGGGGCGGGATCATCCTGCTCGCCATCGTCGGTTACGTGGTGAACCTCGGATTCGTGCTCGTGCAGGACAAGGTCCTCATGTGGCGAGGGGAAAGCAATGACTAA
- a CDS encoding Rv2578c family radical SAM protein: MRWETRELTGTDPGALLPLAGLVRSTQTPEFAGVTFHEVLCKSALNRVPAASAMPFSWTINPTRGCLHRCTYCFARRTHEYLDLDAGRDFDTQIIVKTNVVDVLRTELARPSWAREHVALGTNSDPYMRAEGRYRLMPGIITALAESGTPFSILTKGPLLKRDLPLLLEAARTVPVSVAVSLALLDPDLQHRVEPGTPTPAARLDLIRAVSAAGLECSVLAMPILPWLTDSEEQLDALYSALADAGAADVTTGALHLRPGAREWFLAWLDREYPELLPQYRRLYGRGSYATADYRAWLGERSGRARRRHGFDKRPPRRWARQPAAPTPPAEAAEPAQLALF, encoded by the coding sequence GTGCGGTGGGAGACACGTGAGCTGACGGGCACGGACCCCGGGGCGTTGCTGCCGCTGGCCGGGCTGGTCCGCAGCACGCAGACCCCCGAGTTCGCCGGGGTGACGTTCCACGAGGTGCTGTGCAAGAGCGCGCTCAACCGGGTCCCGGCGGCGTCGGCGATGCCCTTCAGCTGGACCATCAACCCCACGCGCGGGTGCCTGCACCGGTGCACCTACTGCTTCGCCCGCCGCACGCACGAGTACCTCGACCTCGACGCCGGTCGGGACTTCGACACCCAGATCATCGTCAAGACCAACGTGGTCGACGTGCTGCGCACGGAGCTCGCCCGGCCGTCTTGGGCGCGCGAGCACGTCGCGCTGGGCACGAACTCCGACCCCTACATGCGCGCCGAGGGCCGCTACCGGCTCATGCCGGGGATCATCACCGCGCTCGCAGAGTCCGGCACGCCGTTCTCCATCCTCACCAAGGGGCCGCTGCTCAAGCGTGACCTGCCGCTGCTGCTGGAGGCGGCGCGCACGGTGCCCGTCTCCGTCGCGGTGTCCCTCGCTCTGCTCGACCCCGACCTGCAGCACCGCGTCGAGCCGGGCACGCCGACACCCGCGGCACGCCTCGACCTCATCCGAGCCGTGAGCGCCGCCGGGTTGGAGTGCTCCGTGCTGGCCATGCCGATCCTGCCGTGGCTCACCGACTCCGAGGAGCAGCTCGACGCCCTCTATTCCGCCCTGGCCGACGCCGGCGCCGCCGACGTCACCACCGGTGCGTTGCACCTGCGACCAGGTGCGCGGGAATGGTTCCTCGCCTGGCTGGACCGTGAGTATCCCGAGCTCCTTCCGCAGTACCGACGGCTGTACGGCCGCGGGTCGTACGCGACGGCCGACTACCGCGCCTGGCTCGGGGAGCGCTCGGGCCGGGCGCGCCGCCGGCACGGCTTCGACAAGCGGCCACCGCGACGCTGGGCGCGCCAGCCGGCGGCCCCGACGCCGCCCGCGGAAGCCGCCGAGCCGGCCCAGCTCGCCTTGTTCTGA
- a CDS encoding winged helix-turn-helix transcriptional regulator gives MAPRSYGQYCGVVAALELVGERWALLIVRDLLVGPRRYTDLQRGLPRIPTNILSTRLKDLQAGGVIHRVPLAHGLVYELTPFGRELEDVVLALGRWGFKAMGEPDPADVVTADSMTIAFRTAFRPEAAADQQPTTYEVHIGNNVLALEVADGVLQVTPAPHPGAGVTFATGPGIRSVIAGQLSPAEAVGRGIVHVIDGDPALLDRFAQTFHLAADQARSPVDTLA, from the coding sequence ATGGCCCCACGCAGCTATGGGCAGTACTGCGGCGTCGTCGCGGCCCTCGAGCTGGTCGGGGAACGGTGGGCCCTGCTCATCGTCCGCGACCTGCTCGTGGGTCCGCGCCGCTACACCGACCTTCAGCGGGGGCTGCCGCGCATCCCCACGAACATCCTCTCCACGCGGCTCAAGGACCTGCAGGCCGGCGGGGTGATCCACCGCGTCCCGCTGGCCCACGGCCTCGTGTACGAGCTCACCCCCTTCGGGCGCGAGCTGGAGGACGTTGTCCTGGCCCTCGGCCGCTGGGGCTTCAAGGCGATGGGCGAGCCCGACCCCGCCGACGTCGTCACCGCCGACTCGATGACCATCGCCTTCCGCACGGCCTTCCGTCCCGAGGCGGCGGCCGATCAGCAGCCCACCACCTACGAGGTGCATATCGGCAACAACGTCCTCGCGCTCGAGGTGGCCGACGGCGTCCTGCAGGTCACGCCGGCGCCGCACCCGGGCGCCGGGGTCACCTTCGCAACGGGCCCTGGCATCCGGTCGGTGATCGCAGGCCAACTCTCCCCCGCCGAGGCGGTCGGGCGGGGCATCGTGCACGTAATCGACGGCGATCCCGCCTTGCTTGACCGGTTTGCTCAGACGTTCCACCTCGCGGCGGATCAGGCGCGGTCGCCCGTCGACACCCTCGCCTGA
- a CDS encoding FAD-dependent oxidoreductase, whose amino-acid sequence MADPATPGAQLPPAMVVVDGDAAARHVTEQALARRFGPDYLIRGAASAPEALDLLADLVDRGQDVALVAADLHLPGGGVELLERTHALCPGAGRVLLFAMDRFHTRIPFTELATLQRAVALGRIDLSVAKGWVDPEEWLYPQVQEWLSGWVKAHRPHFVIYRVVGERWSPRTHHLLDLLTRNGVPFDFHPSSSPEGRRLIDAHRLDLGRLPAAVHQSGTVLADPGPAELASSHGMRTTPSAESYDLAVLGAGPAGLAAAVHGASEGLRTVVIEPQAIGGQAGTSSLIRNYLGFPRGIGGGPLAHRAWEQAILFGAELVFSQPAANVSALGDHRVVTLADGGTLRARAVIVATGVTYRRLAVPALERLVGAGVYYGAAGVAAPAVAEEQVYVVGGANSAGQAALHLARYAARVTLLVRGRSLTASMSEYLVTHIAATANIDVRLGTRVTGGSGRGRLESLTLEDTGTGHSATVPAAALFVLIGAEPHTGWLAGAVGLDERGYVLTGAEVPAPAWPLSRAPLPFETSLPGVLAAGDVRHGSVKRVAGAVGEGSVAVGSVHQYLAELAGEAVEA is encoded by the coding sequence ATGGCGGATCCCGCCACACCAGGTGCGCAGCTGCCGCCGGCGATGGTCGTCGTGGACGGCGACGCGGCGGCCAGGCACGTGACAGAGCAGGCGTTGGCACGTCGGTTCGGGCCGGACTACCTCATCCGCGGTGCCGCCTCGGCCCCGGAAGCCCTGGACCTGCTCGCGGACCTCGTCGACCGCGGGCAGGACGTCGCCCTGGTTGCCGCCGACCTGCACCTGCCCGGCGGCGGGGTGGAGCTCCTCGAGCGCACGCACGCCCTCTGCCCGGGCGCCGGGCGCGTGCTGCTCTTCGCGATGGACCGCTTCCACACCCGCATCCCGTTCACCGAGCTGGCGACCCTGCAGCGGGCCGTGGCCCTCGGACGCATCGACCTGTCGGTGGCGAAGGGCTGGGTCGATCCGGAGGAGTGGCTCTACCCGCAGGTGCAGGAGTGGCTCAGCGGCTGGGTGAAGGCCCACCGGCCGCACTTCGTCATCTACCGCGTGGTCGGCGAGCGGTGGTCGCCGCGCACGCACCACCTCCTCGACCTGCTCACCCGCAACGGCGTCCCGTTCGACTTCCACCCGTCGAGCTCACCGGAGGGCCGGCGCCTCATCGACGCGCACCGCCTCGACCTCGGCCGGTTGCCCGCTGCGGTCCACCAGAGCGGGACGGTGCTCGCTGACCCAGGCCCCGCCGAGCTCGCGAGCTCGCACGGCATGCGCACCACACCGTCCGCCGAGTCCTACGACCTCGCCGTGCTCGGCGCAGGACCGGCCGGCCTCGCGGCGGCCGTGCATGGCGCCTCGGAAGGGCTGCGGACGGTCGTCATCGAGCCGCAGGCCATCGGCGGCCAAGCCGGCACCAGCTCGCTGATCCGCAACTACCTCGGTTTCCCTCGCGGGATCGGGGGCGGGCCGCTCGCCCACCGGGCGTGGGAGCAGGCGATCCTCTTCGGCGCGGAGCTCGTCTTCTCCCAGCCGGCGGCCAACGTGAGCGCCCTCGGGGACCACCGCGTCGTCACCCTCGCCGACGGCGGCACGTTGCGCGCGCGGGCAGTGATCGTCGCGACCGGGGTGACCTACCGGCGGCTCGCCGTCCCCGCGCTCGAGCGTCTCGTGGGTGCCGGCGTCTACTACGGCGCCGCGGGCGTCGCGGCGCCCGCGGTCGCCGAGGAGCAGGTGTACGTGGTCGGCGGGGCCAACTCCGCCGGCCAGGCGGCCCTGCACCTCGCCCGTTACGCCGCCCGGGTCACGCTGCTCGTGCGCGGGCGGTCACTCACCGCGAGCATGTCGGAATACCTCGTCACCCACATCGCGGCGACGGCGAACATCGACGTGCGCCTGGGCACCCGGGTGACCGGCGGCTCGGGCAGGGGCCGGCTGGAGTCGCTCACCCTCGAAGACACCGGGACCGGGCACTCGGCGACGGTCCCGGCGGCCGCCCTGTTCGTCCTCATCGGGGCCGAGCCGCACACCGGCTGGCTCGCGGGCGCCGTCGGGCTGGACGAGCGTGGGTACGTGCTCACCGGGGCGGAGGTCCCGGCCCCGGCCTGGCCGCTCAGCCGTGCGCCCCTGCCGTTCGAGACCAGCCTGCCGGGTGTCCTGGCCGCCGGGGACGTGCGGCACGGGTCCGTCAAGCGCGTCGCCGGCGCGGTCGGCGAGGGGTCGGTCGCCGTCGGGTCCGTGCACCAGTACCTGGCCGAGCTGGCAGGGGAGGCGGTCGAGGCGTAG
- a CDS encoding VOC family protein, whose product MATEIFVNLPTADLERAKAFYTGLGWRINDNFTDHNAACVIIDEHLYLMILTREFFATFTDKAIADPHTSAQVEVALSRESRAEVDALLEKALASGGTELREAQDYGFMYARDFEDPDGNNFSALWMDPVAAEQGPEAFMAQQGQQEAGA is encoded by the coding sequence ATGGCCACGGAGATCTTCGTCAACCTGCCCACCGCGGACCTGGAACGGGCGAAGGCGTTCTACACGGGGCTCGGCTGGCGCATCAACGACAACTTCACCGACCACAACGCCGCCTGCGTCATCATCGACGAGCACCTGTACCTGATGATCCTGACCCGCGAGTTCTTCGCGACGTTCACCGACAAGGCGATCGCCGACCCCCACACCTCCGCACAGGTCGAGGTCGCGCTGAGCCGGGAGAGCCGCGCAGAGGTCGACGCTCTCCTCGAGAAGGCCCTCGCTTCCGGCGGCACCGAGCTCCGCGAGGCCCAGGACTACGGGTTCATGTACGCCCGCGACTTCGAGGACCCCGACGGCAACAACTTCAGCGCGCTGTGGATGGACCCGGTCGCCGCGGAGCAGGGCCCCGAGGCGTTCATGGCCCAGCAGGGCCAGCAGGAGGCGGGCGCCTGA
- a CDS encoding RidA family protein, with the protein MPTVRELLNPVGLHPAPGFSHVSVAPAGRVAYIAGQTALGPDFGLIGPGDLAEQTRAAMRNVEIALEAVGASWGDVMRRTIYTLQPTEYETITRAIEEVQGSAEHPAQTILGVTGLAVDGLLIEIEVTAHLF; encoded by the coding sequence ATGCCGACGGTCCGCGAGCTTCTCAACCCCGTGGGGCTGCATCCGGCCCCGGGATTCAGCCATGTCTCGGTTGCACCAGCCGGCCGGGTCGCCTACATCGCCGGCCAGACCGCGCTCGGTCCCGACTTCGGACTCATCGGTCCTGGCGACCTCGCCGAGCAGACCCGGGCTGCGATGCGGAACGTCGAGATCGCCCTCGAGGCCGTGGGCGCATCCTGGGGCGACGTCATGCGACGGACGATCTACACGTTGCAGCCGACGGAGTACGAGACGATCACCCGCGCGATCGAGGAGGTCCAGGGCAGCGCCGAGCACCCCGCGCAGACGATCCTCGGGGTGACCGGTCTCGCCGTCGACGGGCTGCTCATCGAGATCGAGGTGACCGCTCACCTGTTCTGA
- a CDS encoding DUF2461 domain-containing protein has protein sequence MAEFTGFPLWGPQFYDELERNNDREFWAANKERWERDVRDPMRALVAVLEPEFGPATVFRPYRDLRFSPDKSPYKLHQGAIAGPAPGFGYYVGLDADGLIVGGGFRTHSPAQTDRFRKAIDADDGDILPAIADALVEQGYMLDGAALKTRPRGYPADHPRIDLLRRKELMAVTNVGTPPWLPTPAALDHVREMWRQIRPLAQWVVTNVGPD, from the coding sequence ATGGCGGAGTTCACCGGGTTCCCGCTGTGGGGGCCGCAGTTCTACGACGAGCTCGAGCGCAACAACGACCGTGAGTTCTGGGCCGCGAACAAGGAGCGGTGGGAGCGCGACGTGCGGGACCCCATGCGCGCGCTCGTCGCAGTGCTCGAGCCCGAGTTCGGGCCCGCGACCGTCTTCCGGCCGTACCGGGACCTTCGCTTCAGCCCGGACAAGTCGCCGTACAAGCTCCACCAGGGCGCCATCGCCGGGCCAGCACCGGGGTTCGGGTACTACGTGGGCCTCGACGCCGACGGCCTGATCGTCGGCGGCGGGTTCCGCACCCACTCCCCCGCCCAGACCGACCGGTTCCGGAAGGCGATCGACGCCGACGACGGTGACATCCTGCCGGCGATCGCCGATGCGCTGGTCGAGCAGGGGTACATGCTCGACGGCGCAGCGCTGAAGACCCGGCCGCGCGGCTACCCCGCCGACCACCCCCGCATCGACCTCCTGCGGCGCAAGGAGCTCATGGCCGTCACCAACGTCGGCACCCCACCATGGCTGCCCACGCCGGCCGCATTGGACCACGTGCGGGAGATGTGGCGGCAGATCCGGCCCCTGGCGCAGTGGGTGGTCACGAATGTCGGGCCCGACTGA
- a CDS encoding ABC transporter permease, whose product MTTAEAATMSPPGRGRPSRRRIGSGRFAGVRGAQPLVGIVLFLALVEVVRAVSEPVRAGVPSMPAVLGHLGTQLVDTVFWTAVGNTMTAWGVGLLLAVVIAVPLAVLVALSSAAYTATSMTAEVLRPIPPVAVIPLAVLLLGSGVALATLLAFIGAFWPIYLQTTYGVRSVDPVMLRTARVYGLNRRERILNVVLPAATPFVATGLRLSAAAALILAVTGGIVTGSPGLGARITELQSGGAVAEMYALVVATGLVGVLVNRIFHMLEAPTLQWHPSRRREAA is encoded by the coding sequence GTGACCACTGCCGAGGCGGCGACCATGTCGCCGCCCGGCAGGGGCCGCCCCTCGCGCCGGCGAATCGGCTCGGGCCGGTTCGCCGGCGTCCGGGGAGCTCAGCCCCTGGTCGGGATCGTGCTCTTCCTGGCGCTGGTCGAGGTCGTCCGGGCGGTGAGTGAGCCTGTCCGTGCGGGTGTGCCCTCGATGCCGGCGGTGTTGGGACATCTCGGCACCCAGCTCGTCGACACGGTGTTCTGGACCGCCGTCGGCAACACCATGACGGCGTGGGGCGTCGGACTCCTGCTCGCAGTCGTGATCGCGGTCCCGCTCGCCGTCCTGGTGGCCCTGAGCAGTGCCGCCTACACGGCCACGTCGATGACGGCCGAGGTGCTACGGCCGATCCCGCCGGTGGCCGTCATCCCGCTGGCGGTGCTGCTGCTCGGCAGCGGCGTCGCCCTTGCCACGCTGCTGGCCTTCATCGGCGCCTTCTGGCCCATCTACCTCCAGACCACGTACGGCGTGCGTTCCGTCGATCCCGTCATGCTGCGCACCGCGCGTGTCTACGGGCTCAACCGTCGTGAGCGGATCCTCAACGTCGTGCTGCCGGCGGCCACCCCCTTCGTCGCCACCGGGCTGCGCCTGAGTGCGGCGGCGGCGCTGATCCTCGCCGTCACCGGCGGGATCGTGACGGGGTCCCCGGGACTCGGCGCCCGGATCACCGAGCTTCAGTCCGGTGGTGCCGTGGCCGAGATGTATGCGCTCGTGGTCGCGACCGGGTTGGTCGGCGTCCTCGTCAACCGGATCTTCCACATGCTGGAGGCCCCGACACTGCAGTGGCACCCGTCGAGGAGGCGCGAGGCCGCATGA
- a CDS encoding ABC transporter substrate-binding protein: MTALNVMIMPVADAAPIYLAQDQGLFQERSVEVETTFVQNGAAAVAELMSGAGHIAYTSPVVVLNAQTKDVPLVLVCGSNAESLNPDEQLVALVAKGGSGLDSGADFSGTTIAVNALKAANELTTRVEIENMGGDPAAVTFTALNPADMVGAVERGQVDAAVVTEPFLTPALESGMEIVASIQAPYGEDGTASAYMATRDYVEENPDAVAGFCDAVGEASEFANANADAVREAIATYTEIPEEALAGMRLPTYSTNLKRETLDALADAMVAQGFVEARPDVDAVLWER, translated from the coding sequence GTGACCGCTCTCAACGTGATGATCATGCCGGTCGCCGACGCCGCGCCGATCTATCTCGCCCAGGACCAGGGGCTCTTCCAGGAGCGCTCCGTCGAGGTCGAGACCACGTTCGTCCAGAACGGTGCCGCGGCGGTGGCCGAGCTCATGAGCGGAGCCGGCCACATCGCCTACACCTCGCCCGTCGTCGTCCTGAACGCCCAGACCAAGGACGTCCCCCTCGTCCTGGTGTGCGGGTCGAACGCCGAGTCGCTCAACCCCGACGAGCAGCTCGTCGCACTCGTCGCCAAGGGCGGGTCCGGTCTTGACTCAGGCGCCGACTTCAGCGGGACGACCATCGCCGTCAACGCCCTGAAGGCGGCGAACGAGCTTACCACCAGGGTCGAGATCGAGAACATGGGCGGCGACCCCGCGGCGGTGACCTTCACCGCGCTCAACCCGGCCGACATGGTGGGTGCGGTCGAGCGGGGCCAGGTCGACGCCGCCGTCGTCACCGAGCCGTTCCTCACCCCCGCGCTGGAGTCCGGGATGGAGATCGTCGCCTCGATCCAGGCGCCGTACGGCGAGGACGGCACCGCATCTGCCTACATGGCCACCCGTGACTACGTCGAGGAGAACCCCGACGCCGTGGCGGGCTTCTGTGATGCGGTCGGCGAGGCGTCGGAGTTCGCGAACGCCAACGCCGACGCGGTCCGTGAGGCCATCGCCACCTACACCGAGATCCCGGAGGAGGCCCTCGCCGGGATGCGGCTGCCCACCTACTCGACGAACCTCAAGCGCGAGACCCTGGACGCGCTCGCCGACGCGATGGTGGCCCAGGGCTTCGTCGAGGCCCGTCCCGACGTCGACGCCGTGCTCTGGGAGCGCTGA
- a CDS encoding DUF4386 domain-containing protein, whose product MTRIVTGVLLIVLPIAYNVLFAALARSFDYPDILRRPTAEVLERFAAGGSRLVLTWWAFTMTAVLLAPTAVLLSVTLADAEPAILSLATASGVLAALVQFLGLVRWAFAVPHLARLAADPASTPATREAVDVVFQTLNRYLGVAVGEHLGYLFTGLWTAFVAVTALQSDVLPAATGIAGLVLAVTFVVGAAEFVGPFEPEGWAFAGKLVPLAYVGWSLWLLATGVLLLLG is encoded by the coding sequence ATGACCCGCATCGTCACCGGCGTCCTGCTGATCGTGCTGCCGATCGCCTACAACGTCCTCTTCGCGGCGTTGGCCCGGAGCTTCGACTACCCGGACATCCTCCGGCGTCCCACGGCCGAGGTGCTCGAACGGTTCGCCGCCGGCGGCAGCCGGCTGGTGCTCACGTGGTGGGCGTTCACCATGACCGCCGTCCTGCTCGCGCCGACCGCGGTGCTGCTGTCGGTGACGCTCGCCGACGCCGAGCCGGCGATCCTCTCCCTCGCGACGGCGTCCGGTGTGCTGGCCGCGCTGGTGCAGTTCCTGGGGCTCGTCCGCTGGGCGTTCGCCGTGCCGCACCTCGCACGGCTCGCCGCTGACCCCGCCTCGACGCCCGCCACCCGCGAGGCGGTCGACGTCGTGTTCCAGACCCTGAACCGCTACCTCGGCGTCGCCGTCGGCGAGCACCTCGGCTACCTCTTCACCGGCCTGTGGACGGCCTTCGTCGCCGTCACCGCACTCCAGTCGGATGTGCTCCCCGCGGCGACCGGGATCGCCGGGCTGGTGCTGGCCGTGACCTTCGTCGTCGGCGCCGCCGAGTTCGTCGGCCCGTTCGAGCCGGAGGGCTGGGCGTTCGCGGGCAAGCTCGTGCCGCTCGCGTACGTCGGCTGGTCGTTGTGGCTGCTGGCGACCGGCGTGCTGCTGCTGCTCGGCTGA
- a CDS encoding rhodanese-like domain-containing protein, giving the protein MKRLEPLEVVAAVANGALLVDTRTAPQRGEQGELPGALVIDRTVLEWRLDPACPWRIPEATGYDLQIVVACRQGYSSSLAAASLRQMGLRRATDLVGGVQAWRAAGLPVHRGPADVRT; this is encoded by the coding sequence ATGAAGCGGCTGGAGCCACTGGAGGTAGTCGCGGCGGTCGCTAATGGAGCGCTGCTGGTCGACACGCGCACCGCGCCCCAGCGAGGTGAGCAAGGTGAGCTCCCGGGGGCGCTCGTGATCGACCGCACCGTGCTGGAGTGGCGCCTGGACCCCGCTTGCCCCTGGCGGATCCCCGAAGCTACCGGCTACGACCTGCAGATCGTGGTGGCGTGCCGCCAGGGGTACAGCTCGAGCCTCGCGGCCGCCTCGCTGCGTCAGATGGGCCTGCGCCGAGCCACGGACCTCGTCGGCGGGGTGCAGGCGTGGCGTGCCGCCGGCCTGCCGGTGCACCGGGGCCCGGCGGACGTCCGTACCTGA
- a CDS encoding formylglycine-generating enzyme family protein encodes MASCCGPGRGAGAPDGDVVAVDAIMGVRSAAPGGPRAERGLPGGRFAMGDHHGEGYQQDGETPVHDVVLRPFSIDVHHVTNAGFARFVEATGYVTDSEKFGWSAVFHSAVRALESDILGRATGTPWWLVVRGATWARPAGLLSSWEDVPDHPVVQVSWNDAAAYCRWAGRRLPTEAEWEYAARGGLEGGRFPWGDELLDEAGTHRCNIWQGEFPGRNTLEDGFLTTNPVGTFGANGYGLHDMVGNAWEWCADWFSPRYYTHSPGQDPRGPAAGSVRVMRGGSYLCHDSYCYRYRVAARSSNTPDTATGNLGFRTVTS; translated from the coding sequence ATGGCGAGCTGCTGTGGACCGGGACGTGGTGCCGGTGCACCTGATGGGGACGTCGTCGCCGTTGACGCCATCATGGGCGTGCGGTCGGCAGCCCCTGGTGGTCCCCGGGCCGAGCGCGGGCTCCCGGGCGGCAGGTTCGCCATGGGTGACCACCACGGCGAGGGCTACCAGCAGGACGGGGAGACCCCTGTCCACGACGTCGTCCTCCGGCCCTTCTCGATCGACGTCCACCACGTGACGAACGCCGGTTTCGCCCGCTTCGTCGAGGCCACCGGCTACGTCACCGACTCCGAGAAGTTCGGCTGGTCCGCCGTCTTCCACTCCGCCGTGCGCGCGCTCGAGAGCGACATCCTCGGGCGGGCGACCGGCACTCCCTGGTGGCTGGTCGTGCGGGGCGCCACGTGGGCGCGGCCCGCGGGCCTTCTCTCGTCCTGGGAGGACGTGCCGGACCACCCGGTGGTCCAGGTGTCCTGGAACGACGCCGCCGCATACTGCAGGTGGGCCGGGCGGCGCCTGCCCACGGAGGCGGAGTGGGAGTACGCCGCTCGCGGTGGCCTGGAGGGTGGGCGCTTTCCGTGGGGTGACGAGCTGCTTGACGAGGCGGGCACGCACCGATGCAACATCTGGCAGGGCGAGTTTCCGGGCCGGAACACGCTCGAGGACGGATTCCTCACGACGAATCCGGTGGGCACGTTCGGGGCGAACGGCTACGGGCTGCACGACATGGTGGGAAACGCGTGGGAGTGGTGCGCCGACTGGTTCTCCCCTCGCTACTACACCCACTCACCGGGACAGGATCCGCGCGGCCCGGCCGCGGGGTCGGTGCGGGTCATGCGCGGAGGGTCCTACCTCTGCCACGACTCCTACTGCTATCGATATCGCGTCGCCGCCCGGAGCTCCAACACGCCGGACACGGCCACCGGCAACCTCGGCTTCCGCACCGTCACGTCGTAG
- a CDS encoding ABC transporter ATP-binding protein: protein MTKQTMTDTAPAAQHADRSVLELTEVGKTYGSGRDAVEAIRSVSFDVRAGEMIAIVGPSGAGKTTLLNCIVGLLPATKGAVLFEGQKVKGPPEAMAVVFQDYSRSLLPWRSVRSNVELPIRKKHKDRATVHAKADEALAAVGLSHVDRKYPWQLSGGMQQRVAIARALAYEPDILIMDEPFASLDAIVRAELEDLVLTIVRELNMTALIVTHDIDEAVYLADRVFVLTKSPTEIAEEIAVPLAKPRHQVSTKGDPRFAQLRSHIYSLITEIAAR, encoded by the coding sequence ATGACTAAGCAGACCATGACCGACACCGCACCGGCCGCGCAGCATGCCGACCGGTCCGTCCTCGAGCTCACCGAGGTAGGAAAGACGTACGGGAGCGGGCGTGACGCCGTCGAGGCCATCCGCTCGGTGAGCTTCGACGTCCGCGCCGGAGAGATGATCGCCATCGTCGGCCCCTCGGGGGCCGGCAAGACCACGCTGCTCAACTGCATCGTCGGGCTCCTTCCGGCCACCAAGGGCGCCGTGCTCTTCGAGGGTCAGAAGGTCAAGGGACCGCCCGAGGCGATGGCGGTCGTCTTCCAGGACTACTCGCGCTCCCTGCTGCCGTGGCGCTCGGTGCGCAGCAACGTCGAGCTGCCCATCCGCAAGAAGCACAAGGACCGGGCCACGGTGCACGCCAAGGCCGACGAGGCGCTCGCCGCCGTGGGCCTGAGCCACGTCGACCGGAAGTACCCGTGGCAGCTCTCCGGCGGGATGCAGCAGCGGGTGGCCATCGCACGGGCCCTGGCGTACGAGCCGGACATCTTGATCATGGACGAGCCGTTCGCCTCGCTCGACGCCATCGTGCGCGCCGAGCTGGAGGACCTTGTCCTGACGATCGTCCGGGAGCTCAACATGACGGCGCTCATCGTCACCCACGACATCGACGAGGCGGTCTACCTCGCCGACCGCGTCTTCGTGCTGACCAAGTCGCCCACGGAGATAGCCGAGGAGATCGCGGTGCCGTTGGCCAAACCGAGGCACCAGGTGAGCACCAAGGGCGACCCCCGGTTCGCCCAGCTGCGCTCGCACATCTACTCCCTCATCACGGAGATCGCCGCGCGCTGA